A stretch of Ipomoea triloba cultivar NCNSP0323 chromosome 11, ASM357664v1 DNA encodes these proteins:
- the LOC115997623 gene encoding uncharacterized protein LOC115997623 — MQSPCIYACKSFNELQLAGFHSHVSPSTSFSVRRPNCFYPRISCSFGRERGVRNGESMSREKVKVKGKGKGKDNVWSIDSEIAKAEKEKEKPRRKKKRGNGRRMTRNTVQKSRCGRVMVSGAMLIETETVLQTQEPVIRPAWNTFASSVSGIWKGVGAVFSPMTAEMEPIEVGNKDEYLFDCYTLSRVEAVPPQAGEQTSQIQRTINWVSLNPYGEVPELKEGDYGNRVKGTDGERSLSTRKIAEGTLTKHNLPKFETFDFAKSDVMEEDIMGMEPGLVFFEDGSYSRGPVDIPVGDIDDSKYYLSPTFKFEQCLVKGCHKRLRMVHTIEFSNGGSDIQILRVAAYEEQWVSPANILDQSDMDLEVKPFSQRRRVQPVELTGSWKVFEMSVTPVYDEENDTDIDSVPYVHLCMETLNKRSLPETPVYFGEEDMLDMQDATILWLPGGVTSYVDVKKDGILCIGVGWYSDEGINLVMERDYGTDGKLKEVRWKCEMKRRWTNPPPM, encoded by the exons ATGCAATCTCCGTGTATCTATGCTTGCAAGTCCTTCAACGAGCTGCAACTCGCGGGGTTTCACTCTCATGTCTCACCTTCAACATCATTCTCAGTTCGGAGGCCCAATTGCTTCTATCCTCGCATCTCGTGCAGTTTCGGACGGGAGAGAGGGGTTAGGAATGGGGAATCGATGAGTAGAGAGAAGGTGAAGGTGAAAGGGAAGGGAAAGGGGAAGGATAATGTGTGGAGCATCGACAGCGAAATAGCGAAGGctgagaaggagaaggagaagccgaggaggaagaaaaagagAGGAAACGGGAGGAGAATGACGAGGAACACCGTCCAGAAGAGTAGATGTGGTCGAGTCATGGTCTCCGGTGCTATGTTGATTGAGACCGAAACCGTATTACAGACTCAG GAACCTGTAATTAGGCCTGCATGGAATACATTTGCAAGTAGTGTTAGTGGaatatggaagggagtgggagCGGTGTTTTCTCCCATGACTGCAGAAATGGAGCCAATTGAGGTCGGAAACAAGGACGAGTACCTCTTTGACTGCTATACTCTTTCTCGTGTTGAAGCTGTGCCTCCACAGGCTGGGGAACAGACTTCTCAAATCCAGAGGACAATTAATTGGGTATCGTTGAATCCTTATGGTGAAGTTCCGGAGTTGAAAGAAGGTGATTATGGAAATCGAGTGAAGGGTACAGATGGAGAGAGATCCTTGTCTACAAGGAAGATAGCAGAAGGAACTTTAACAAAACACAATTTACCGAAATTTGAAACTTTTGACTTTGCAAAGAGTGATGTGATGGAGGAAGACATAATGGGAATGGAACCTGGTCTTGTGTTCTTTGAG GATGGATCTTACTCAAGAGGCCCCGTTGATATCCCAGTTGGTGACATTGATGACTCAAAGTATTACCTTTCTCCAACGTTCAAGTTTGAACAG TGTTTGGTCAAAGGTTGTCACAAGAGACTCCGCATGGTTCATACTATAGAATTCAGTAACGGTGGCTCTGACATTCAAATATTAAGAGTTGCTGCTTATGAAGAACAGTGGGTTAGTCCCGCCAATATCTTGGACCAAAG CGACATGGATCTGGAGGTGAAGCCATTTTCACAGAGGAGAAGAGTTCAGCCGGTAGAGCTGACTGGGTCCTGGAAGGTATTTGAGATGAGCGTGACACCTGTTTATGACGAGGAGAACGATACAGACATCGACAGTGTGCCCTATGTACACCTCTGCATGGAAACCCTAAACAAAAGAAGCTTGCCTGAAACTCCGGTCTACTTCGGGGAGGAGGACATGCTAGACATGCAAGACGCGACAATACTATGGCTTCCGGGAGGCGTGACCAGCTATGTCGACGTGAAAAAGGATGGAATCCTGTGCATTGGCGTTGGCTGGTATTCAGATGAGGGAATAAACCTTGTCATGGAAAGGGATTATGGAACAGATGGGAAATTGAAGGAAGTTAGGTGGAAGTGTGAAATGAAGAGAAGGTGGACTAATCCTCCTCCCATGTAA
- the LOC116033960 gene encoding ras-related protein RABD2a-like, translating to MNPEYDYLFKLLLIGDSGVGKSCLLLRFADDTYLESYISTIGVDFKIRTVEQDGKTLKLQIWDTAGQERFRTITSSYYRGAHGIIVVYDVTDLESFNNVKQWLSEIDRYASENVNKLLVGNKCDLAENRAVSYETAKAFADEIGIPFMETSAKDATNVEQTFMAMSASIKNRMASQPANAMKPPTVNIKGQPVAQNSSGCCSS from the exons ATGAATCCTGAGTA TGACTATTTGTTCAAACTTTTGCTAATTGGAGATTCTGGTGTTGGAAAATCATGCCTTCTATTGAGATTTGCT GATGATACTTACTTGGAGAGTTATATCAGCACCATTGGAGTTGACTTT AAAATTCGCACTGTGGAGCAAGATGGGAAAACACTAAAACTTCAAATT TGGGATACTGCTGGACAAGAACGGTTTAGGACTATTACTAGCAGCTACTATCGTGGAGCCCATGGCATAATA GTTGTATATGATGTGACGGACCTTGAGAGCTTCAACAATGTCAAACAATGGCTTAGTGAAATTGATAGATATGCTAGTGAAAATGTCAACAAACTTCTTGTTGGAAACAAATGTGATCTTGCAGAAAACAGAGCTGTCTCGTATGAAACAGCTAAG GCATTTGCTGATGAAATAGGCATTCCATTCATGGAAACCAGTGCAAAAGATGCTACTAATGTAGAGCAAACTTTCATGGCTATGTCTGCTTCAATAAAGAATAG GATGGCAAGCCAACCAGCAAACGCAATGAAGCCTCCAACTGTTAATATTAAAGGACAGCCAGTTGCACAGAATAGTAGTGGCTGCTGCTCTTCCTGA